The Nitrosococcus watsonii C-113 genome includes the window CGTACAGCTCCGCTTTTCCCTCTTGCCAGCCGTGACTAAGGAGGTGATCAATCATAACTTGTTGAAGCGCCGGTTTTCGGGCTTTATCCATAGCGGTATCCGGCGGGCTACTCTGGGCAGGCATGAGATTTAGCTCTGATTCTCCAGCCATACCTACTCTTCGCCATCGGAATAGTCGAGCATTTCAGTTTTGGCGGCGACATGTTCGGGTGATTCCTCAATGAAACCCGGTTTATCAGCTTTAATTCCAATATGATAGGCGGCATAACCGGGTATCGTTACCTGATTGAGGGCCATACCCAGGAGTTGGCCATCGTAGGGCGATATGATAGGTGTTTGCTGGTTGGTGATCGGATTAGTAATAATCCCTAATTGCTGCCCTGCCTTAATCGGATCGCCGAGGCTGACCTCAGAGAGCAGAATCCCAGCTTGGTGGGTCCGTATCCACTGGGTTTGATGGAATACGGCTTCTGGGATCGATCGTGCTTCGCCTTCATCCACCATGGCTAATTTCCTCATCAGGTTTCTTATGCCCTTTAAACCTTGGTGGACTTTCTGGAGTTGTAGTCGTTTGGGTTCTCCGGCTTCAAGGGTGATGCTGGGAATACCTCTATCCATGGCGGCTCGTCGCAGCGTTCCGGTAATGCCTTCACTGTGAACGACGGCAACGCCGCCGAAACTGTAAGCCAATTCCAGGGTAGCAGGATGATTCAAGTCAGCGCGTACTTGGGGCAAGTTAGTTCGATGAAAAGAACCGGTGTGCAGGTCCACTAAGGCATCGCAGTGGGTAATTACCTGCTGGAAAAAAGAATGGGCAATACGAGCAGCGGAACTGCCTTCGGGACTTCCAGGGAAATACCGGTTCAGATCCCGTCGGTCTGGTAGATAGCGGGAACTGCGGCGATAACCATGCATATTGACAATAGGCACGCCAATCACAGCGCCGTTAAGCTGAGAAGATTTAAGCGCAGAAAATGTTCGATGGACCATCGCAATGCCATTGATCTCATCGCCATGGACCGCGGCGGTGAGGCAAAGCGTCGGCCCCGGATGGCGGCCATTCACCACCAGTATTGGCGCGGAGACAGGAATTCCTTCGAAAGTGTGGCCCAAGGTCCAGGAAAGCCGTTTTTTTACACCGGGGTTGATGGTTTCTCCGAGTAGTTGCAAGGGCGCCTGGGTGACGGCCTTGCTCTGAATGGTGGCGCCACCCTTGGAAGGGATATTTTTTGGGGTGTCTGGCCCCGCCTGCTCCACTCTGGGGGAAATTTGAATGCTAGCGTCCACGTCTTCTTGCTGCCCCTCAAGGGCCGCCGCTATAGACGGTAGGATTAGTAGTAGCAGGCTGGAAAATAATAGCCTGCATAGGCGATGATAGGTATATTTTTTGGGGTGCCGAAATATCCGGCTATAGGTTCTGGTATGGTTCTTCATATATCATCTGTGCTCTGTGTGGATGGCAGAGTTTTGACAGTATAGCCGTCAAAAATTTGACGTCACCGCCACTCTGATTGAAATAAATATAGCGGTCCATCCCTGGCATCATCATTTCCCATAAATCGTAGTAAAAACCGCTGTTCTATGGGATACAGCTTTATCGACGCCGTTCTGAATAAAACCAATGCCGTGTCTAATAGCCGACTAATATTAGTTGAGAGGGCATCTTTTTTTATGAGCTTTATGATAAAGACAAGCAAACTCGATGCCATTGGGAGATGTCTATTAACTTAAGTTAATAGGAGCAATACGCGAAAAAAGAGCCATACGGCAACTATGAAATTGCAATCCTCTCTGGAAGGTAGCCAATATCCTGCGGGATTCTGTTGAGAAGAGGGCAATGGATTGCTCAATAGAGTCGAAGTTGGGAGAAACGGGTCCAGATTACAGATTATTATTGCTAAAAATGGAGCGTGTCTTAGTCTGACCTTCGCCTTTGCTTACGCCCCTCAAAATGAAAGCGCTTAGAGCAAAAAATCATCAGAAAGGGTCAGCGCATCAGTACCCTGGGACTATAACCTCTACAGAAGACTAGGAGAGCGCCTTGTGTTTTGAAGGCATGCGCAAATAGCAGTGTGTTTGTGTTTTCCTTGATGATATCCTTCATGCGCAGGAGAAGATCTTCTTGAATGGCGAGGAATGCCCCCTGATCTTGGCACTGGAGGTAGGCAAAGACCTCTAGATCTTTGGAACATGCGCTGAAACCGGTGAAGCGGACACGAGCAGGTGAAGTAGCAACCATCGGGTGGCCAACCAACAATTCACATAGTTGTATTAGAATGCATCGCATCTGATCCGGTGTTGTTTCGTATCGAAGTTGCAGCACGGACTTGAATAGTCGTTCGTCGCGCACAGCGAAGTTATCCAACTTCATCTCCGAGAATTTAGTGTTCGGCACTGTGACGAGAGTGCGCTCCAGCGAGCGAATACGGGTTGACAGCCAACCGATCTCCTCAACCGTGCCGAACTGATCCCCGTAACGGCAGAAATCTCCGACTTTTACGGGCTTATTGATGTGTAAGAGCAGGCTGCCGAGCATATTCGCGAGCGTTCGCTGCGCTGCCAACGCCACAGCTAGGCCGCCTACCCCGAGGCCGGCAAGAATTGGAATAAGATCAGCCCCCAGATTTTGAAGACCCTTGACAACAACCCAGGGGACAATTAGGAAACCAGTGATGCTTGCGCCGACTCTGATCAGGCTTGCCTCGGGGCCTGGATCATCGATATGCGGTCTGGCAATAATCGTTTCGGCAATCGCCCTGAAAACAGCAAAGACTATCCAGGCAGCCAAACTGATAATGAGCCCGTCCCCTGTGGCATTGGCAGTCGCCAACACTTCACCCGTAACAGCATCGACTAGAATCACCAGGAGAATTGGCGCAAGGATCAGCAGCCAGCTGTTTGCCGGCGGTTGCCTCTTTGCTGCCAATCGCGGAAGAGATAGAACTCGTAAAAACCTGGCGAGAGGCCAGGCGATACATAGGCTAGTTCAACGCCGCCGAAGCTCGCCGAGCGGTATCGAAGATCCTGGACCTTTTCGTAGTAGTCGCCCAGCTTGCTGACTGTATCGGAGCTGAAGAGAAACTGGCCTTGGCGGGTTCCTGTTGCGATCTCTGTGATCTCGATTTCGGTATTAGGTATCCTCCAGCTCAACGCACCCGCGTTAGCAAGAAATGGTTGGCTATTGACATACATGCTTCCGGTATGGCAAGGAGCCTTCAGTCCGCAGAGCCGGAGTGAACCGTTGGGGTGCTTGATTACACCCCGTTGAGGAATAGTATGTGGGAAAATGAATTCAGATTGGGCACACTGCCAAAGCACTAGCCCAGGGCAACTGCACCGGTCTGAGCCATCTCACGAAAAAAACTAGCCCTCTTTTAATTAGGTGCATGGCAGCCTAGCAGCAGATAATGCCGAAGTACTTGGCTCATGATGGTAAGGCGGGAGCCGGGATGCTCGATTCACTCCACGCGCTTTACTGGCGGCGGTGCCCAGCTACCATCCACCACCGCGGGCTTGGGCCAATAAAGCCGCAAGTTCATGGTAAACGCACCTCCCTGAGGCGTCGGCAGCCAATTCGCTTCCTTATCTTCCCCAGGAGAATTTCTCTGAATATAAATATCGAGCGAACCATCGGCATTGAACTTGAGTTTATCCCGATCACCAAGCGCATACCGATTAATCGAGTTTGGAGCAAAAAGCTGGCGTTCGTTGTACATCGCTAGTGACCAGAAACCGTTTACCGGAGGAATCTGGGCCTTGCTGAAATGAAGTACATAGCGTTTGCTGCTATCAAACGGCCTACCATCCGAAGCCGCAAAGGCGGTCGGATACACAGCATCCTGGGGTGTATTCGCGCCGAGACCGCCATAGGCAACCGCAGCACGGGCCAAATAGCTGGTACCATAAGTACCAATATCAGTGAGGTTAGTACGCCAGCCGTTTTGCAGCATTCCAGCCTTGGACCAGGCAGTCTTGATCAGGGGCAGTGCCTCCTTGGGAGCATTCTCCAAGGCATCCTGGATGAATTTAGGTGTCGCCGCCGCTAGGGAAAAACTCTTGCCAGGGATGATGCCTATGCGTCTCATCTGATCAAGGATCGGATAGTCATTGGCGTGCGGCGGGTTTGTTTTCATTAATTCGGCAAACATACCGAAAAAGGTTGCCGCACTCATTTCGTCAATCTGATCGGGCGGCGCGCTCATATCCAGGTTCGGGTCCACTTTACCCTTCGGTGGCGTATAGGACTGGCCATAATGACTTAGCGGCATGGCTTTCAGACCGTCCTGGAATTTATGTACCGCCGCGTAATCTATCTTGCCATTGGTCTGCACCCGGCCCCCGATCCAGCCAAATCCGGTGGGGCTGCGGTATTCACGGACGCCAGCCGGTAGTTTCCCATGCCAGCTGGGGCCGACGATGGCAAAGGTTAATGCGCCATTGCCGGTGGTCCGTGTTCCTGGGGCCGCGAAAACATCAGACCATTCATCCAATATCGGCAAAAGGTAATATCTTCCTTTGGATGCGGGCACGCTGATGACGAGAGGTTCCTTGGTAACATTGTAGGTCAAGGAAGAGTAGAGCGTATCCGCATTCGGACGAACCACAACCGTGAAGTCAGGATCAGGAAATGCCTTTGCGTGGCCCCACTGATTGATGGGTGCGGCGGTGGTGCCATCCGGCGTCACTACATTCTCATTTACGCGGCTGCTTACCCTCATCATTACCAATGGATAAGCGTAAATGTAAACATTCTTGGCAATAATTTTGGCTTCGGCGGACGTAACGGGTTGAGCCATTGCTTGTGTTGCTGTGACCATTAGTACGCTAACATAGCCCAGCAATAATATAATTTTCTTCACAATGTAGACTCCAAATATTTGTTTTTGGAAGGAGTTTATATGGATCGCCCATCGCCCTTGTGAGTTTATGGCACTTTAGTGATCGGCGGAAGATCTAGGCCAGTTTTGAAAACCGAAGCCTTGGGGGAATACATACGTAGCATCACCTGAAAGGGACCCTCGGGCGCGGGGAGCCAGTTGGACTCCTTGTCCTTGCCTGGAGATTGGTGCTGAATGTAAATGTCTAGAGACCCGTCGTTGTTGAACTTGAGCTCGTCGCGGTCACCTATCGCAAAACGATTGATCGGATTCGGTACCTGGAAACCATCCATATCATACATGGTCAGTGACCAGAAGGCATTTGCCGGTGGTAATTTTCCGTTGTCAAAATGAATCGCATAATCATGTTCTCCCGTGGTGGGGTTTCCATCCGCATCAGCAAAAGCATTGAGATAAATGGCGTCTTTCCCTAAGTTGGCACCCAGGCCGGCCATCGCGACCATCGCGCGCAATTGGTAATCCGTGCCATAGTTGCCGAGGTTGGTGGCATAGTTCCAGCCATTTTTAGTTACACCGAGCTTGCCCTTGGCGACAAGGCCCTGCAGTTCGGTTTTGGCCTCCACGGCAGCAGTATTGATGTTCTTAATCACCTCTGAACTTAGCTTGTCGGCATTGAAGTCCTGGCCAGGTTTGAAGCCAACGGCGGCCATGCGATGTAGAATGGGGTAGTCACTCGCATGGGGTGGAAATGTCTTGAGAAGCCTGGCCAATCGAGTTAGTAGTTCGACACCGGACATTCTGTTGACCTGAACAAGGGGTGGCGTCGTATTGTCGATGGATGTATCAACGGGTGATTGCTCTGGCGGCGTGTAGTTTTTTCCCCACTGGCTCAACGGCGTCAACTTGTAGGCATCTTGCACTTTGCGCACGTGGTCAAGGTCGCTCGGA containing:
- a CDS encoding succinylglutamate desuccinylase/aspartoacylase family protein, which codes for MKNHTRTYSRIFRHPKKYTYHRLCRLLFSSLLLLILPSIAAALEGQQEDVDASIQISPRVEQAGPDTPKNIPSKGGATIQSKAVTQAPLQLLGETINPGVKKRLSWTLGHTFEGIPVSAPILVVNGRHPGPTLCLTAAVHGDEINGIAMVHRTFSALKSSQLNGAVIGVPIVNMHGYRRSSRYLPDRRDLNRYFPGSPEGSSAARIAHSFFQQVITHCDALVDLHTGSFHRTNLPQVRADLNHPATLELAYSFGGVAVVHSEGITGTLRRAAMDRGIPSITLEAGEPKRLQLQKVHQGLKGIRNLMRKLAMVDEGEARSIPEAVFHQTQWIRTHQAGILLSEVSLGDPIKAGQQLGIITNPITNQQTPIISPYDGQLLGMALNQVTIPGYAAYHIGIKADKPGFIEESPEHVAAKTEMLDYSDGEE
- a CDS encoding mechanosensitive ion channel family protein, giving the protein MILVDAVTGEVLATANATGDGLIISLAAWIVFAVFRAIAETIIARPHIDDPGPEASLIRVGASITGFLIVPWVVVKGLQNLGADLIPILAGLGVGGLAVALAAQRTLANMLGSLLLHINKPVKVGDFCRYGDQFGTVEEIGWLSTRIRSLERTLVTVPNTKFSEMKLDNFAVRDERLFKSVLQLRYETTPDQMRCILIQLCELLVGHPMVATSPARVRFTGFSACSKDLEVFAYLQCQDQGAFLAIQEDLLLRMKDIIKENTNTLLFAHAFKTQGALLVFCRGYSPRVLMR
- a CDS encoding DUF1254 domain-containing protein translates to MKKIILLLGYVSVLMVTATQAMAQPVTSAEAKIIAKNVYIYAYPLVMMRVSSRVNENVVTPDGTTAAPINQWGHAKAFPDPDFTVVVRPNADTLYSSLTYNVTKEPLVISVPASKGRYYLLPILDEWSDVFAAPGTRTTGNGALTFAIVGPSWHGKLPAGVREYRSPTGFGWIGGRVQTNGKIDYAAVHKFQDGLKAMPLSHYGQSYTPPKGKVDPNLDMSAPPDQIDEMSAATFFGMFAELMKTNPPHANDYPILDQMRRIGIIPGKSFSLAAATPKFIQDALENAPKEALPLIKTAWSKAGMLQNGWRTNLTDIGTYGTSYLARAAVAYGGLGANTPQDAVYPTAFAASDGRPFDSSKRYVLHFSKAQIPPVNGFWSLAMYNERQLFAPNSINRYALGDRDKLKFNADGSLDIYIQRNSPGEDKEANWLPTPQGGAFTMNLRLYWPKPAVVDGSWAPPPVKRVE
- a CDS encoding DUF1254 domain-containing protein → MMMQLFAQSRITRLACGLSLLCTATFGSNIVYAQSATKPATTERNMSPEQVKSLARDAYLYAYPLVLMDITMHQATNVPDAASVAMRAPVNQFAHFREYPDANTKDVVRFNFDTLYSFAWLDVSKEPMVISLPDMHGRYYLMPMLDMWTDVFAVPGTRTTGDKAGNYAIAAADWSGKLPPGVELIHAPTPIVWVMGRTQTNGPSDLDHVRKVQDAYKLTPLSQWGKNYTPPEQSPVDTSIDNTTPPLVQVNRMSGVELLTRLARLLKTFPPHASDYPILHRMAAVGFKPGQDFNADKLSSEVIKNINTAAVEAKTELQGLVAKGKLGVTKNGWNYATNLGNYGTDYQLRAMVAMAGLGANLGKDAIYLNAFADADGNPTTGEHDYAIHFDNGKLPPANAFWSLTMYDMDGFQVPNPINRFAIGDRDELKFNNDGSLDIYIQHQSPGKDKESNWLPAPEGPFQVMLRMYSPKASVFKTGLDLPPITKVP